In the Candidatus Methylacidiphilales bacterium genome, one interval contains:
- the rpsT gene encoding 30S ribosomal protein S20, translating into MANTKSAEKQARQAIKRHKFNQSHRSLMRNSIKKLLIAIDQSAKSKDVTQSNKLFRELQSIVDSLARKGIIKPNKAARHKHRLNLKIKNIALKK; encoded by the coding sequence ATGGCAAATACCAAATCAGCAGAAAAACAAGCCCGTCAAGCAATCAAACGGCATAAATTTAATCAATCGCACCGTTCCTTAATGCGAAACTCTATTAAAAAATTGCTTATAGCAATTGATCAGAGTGCTAAATCAAAGGATGTAACCCAATCTAATAAACTCTTTCGTGAGCTACAATCTATTGTTGATTCTCTAGCTAGAAAGGGTATTATTAAACCTAATAAGGCTGCAAGACATAAACATCGTCTTAACCTTAAAATTAAAAACATAGCACTTAAGAAGTAA
- the proB gene encoding glutamate 5-kinase: MIEQIRNHFAIAKRIVIKVGSNLVSAQGTGIDSELIEQWTSDIASLRAAGKDIVLVSSGAVSVGMARMKLSKRPTKVLELQALAAIGQSGLMNIYDHVFAKVGLTCAQILLTHADLDDRARYLNARSTFETLLAMQVIPIVNENDTVTIDEIRFGDNDTLSALICNLIGAEVLILLSDQEGLYKENPKLNPNAELIQHAPVNDTLLLSYAGKEGALGRGGMKSKVLAARLASRSATQTVIAHGKRREIIKQIISGAPIGTVLYNSELADTARKHWIRAQLKANGTVILDGGAVSAITELKKSLLPVGVVNCTGNFQRGEVVLCVNIDGAVIARGISNYSIEETIKILQKPSNQIASILGYEGDSELIHRDNLVLE; the protein is encoded by the coding sequence ATGATTGAACAAATTAGAAATCATTTTGCTATTGCAAAAAGAATAGTAATTAAGGTAGGATCAAATCTTGTCTCAGCACAAGGAACGGGAATAGATTCAGAATTGATTGAACAGTGGACCTCAGATATCGCTTCGCTACGTGCAGCAGGCAAGGATATAGTACTCGTCTCTTCTGGAGCAGTCTCAGTAGGAATGGCGAGAATGAAGCTGTCTAAAAGACCTACTAAAGTTCTTGAATTACAAGCGTTAGCTGCAATAGGTCAAAGTGGATTAATGAATATTTATGACCATGTTTTTGCAAAGGTAGGACTCACCTGTGCTCAAATTCTACTTACCCATGCAGACTTAGACGATCGAGCGAGGTACTTAAATGCTCGTTCCACTTTTGAAACATTACTAGCGATGCAAGTTATTCCTATTGTCAATGAAAATGATACGGTTACCATTGACGAAATTCGCTTTGGCGATAATGATACCTTGTCTGCGCTTATTTGCAACCTCATTGGGGCAGAAGTATTGATACTGCTCAGCGATCAAGAAGGATTATATAAAGAAAATCCTAAGTTAAATCCTAACGCAGAGCTCATTCAGCATGCACCGGTTAATGACACCTTGCTTTTATCATACGCAGGGAAGGAAGGCGCGCTTGGACGAGGTGGCATGAAATCAAAAGTGTTGGCTGCTAGATTGGCTTCTCGATCGGCTACCCAAACAGTTATAGCGCATGGTAAAAGAAGAGAAATCATAAAACAAATTATCTCTGGCGCTCCAATTGGTACGGTGCTTTACAATTCGGAGCTAGCTGATACTGCTAGAAAACATTGGATTAGGGCGCAACTAAAGGCAAACGGCACTGTAATATTAGATGGAGGTGCTGTATCAGCAATCACAGAACTAAAAAAAAGCCTTTTACCTGTAGGGGTAGTTAATTGTACGGGTAATTTTCAACGAGGCGAAGTGGTTTTGTGTGTAAATATAGATGGAGCAGTTATTGCTCGAGGAATATCAAATTACAGTATTGAAGAAACCATAAAAATTTTACAGAAACCAAGTAATCAGATTGCAAGCATTCTTGGCTATGAAGGGGATTCTGAACTAATTCACCGAGATAACTTAGTACTAGAGTAA
- the cgtA gene encoding Obg family GTPase CgtA, producing MKFVDEAVITVRAGHGGNGVVSFRREKFVPFGGPDGGDGGDGGSVFVLGDENISTLLDFRNQTIFEAESGHSGSGALRRGKSGNDLFIKVPVGTQVYAKETEELIADIINHNQQAIVCQGGWHGIGNARFKSSVNRAPRQSSKGKLGEERVLQLQLKILADVGFIGLPNVGKSSLLRFLTRSATKVGNYPFTTLYPELGLWIHHGEKEYVLADLPGLIAGASQGVGLGIQFLKHTTRCRVLVHVLDASSTTLLQDILVVEHELAQYDISLLQKPRIIALNKVDCVETQNPQELIDSILMQNPHYQGVVSTVAITGKGCNELMEEVIKQV from the coding sequence ATGAAATTTGTAGATGAGGCAGTCATTACCGTGCGAGCTGGTCACGGTGGCAATGGAGTGGTAAGTTTTCGTAGAGAGAAGTTTGTGCCATTCGGTGGTCCAGATGGCGGCGATGGTGGTGATGGGGGGTCGGTTTTTGTATTAGGCGATGAAAATATTTCAACTCTCCTAGATTTTAGAAATCAAACAATATTTGAAGCAGAATCGGGGCATTCTGGATCGGGCGCACTTAGGCGTGGTAAATCTGGAAACGATTTATTTATTAAAGTGCCGGTTGGAACTCAGGTTTACGCCAAAGAAACAGAAGAGCTCATTGCTGATATTATTAATCATAACCAACAGGCGATTGTTTGCCAGGGTGGTTGGCATGGAATCGGAAATGCAAGATTCAAAAGTTCTGTAAATAGAGCCCCAAGACAGTCAAGCAAAGGTAAACTAGGTGAAGAGCGCGTATTACAATTGCAGTTAAAAATCCTCGCTGATGTTGGTTTTATTGGCTTGCCCAATGTTGGTAAGTCTTCACTTTTACGATTTCTTACTAGATCCGCAACAAAAGTTGGAAACTATCCATTTACTACTTTGTACCCTGAGCTTGGTCTTTGGATCCATCACGGTGAAAAGGAATATGTATTAGCAGATTTACCGGGATTAATTGCTGGGGCATCACAAGGAGTAGGATTGGGTATCCAATTTTTAAAACACACGACTAGATGTCGGGTGCTGGTACATGTATTAGATGCATCCTCAACAACATTACTTCAAGATATACTCGTGGTTGAGCATGAGTTAGCGCAATATGATATTTCTTTATTGCAAAAACCAAGAATTATTGCCTTGAACAAAGTCGATTGTGTTGAAACACAAAACCCACAGGAATTAATTGATAGTATCCTAATGCAAAACCCACACTATCAAGGTGTGGTTTCTACTGTCGCAATTACTGGCAAAGGTTGTAATGAGTTAATGGAAGAAGTGATTAAACAAGTATGA
- the rpmA gene encoding 50S ribosomal protein L27, with translation MAQKKAGGSTANGRESESKRLGIKRFAGQRVIAGNILVRQRGTQFHPGINVGIGKDHTLFALCDGEVEFSIRSARRNRTVSVLAQV, from the coding sequence ATGGCACAAAAAAAAGCAGGCGGTTCGACCGCAAATGGAAGAGAGTCGGAATCTAAACGATTAGGTATTAAACGCTTCGCAGGTCAAAGAGTAATTGCGGGCAATATTTTAGTTAGACAGCGTGGCACCCAGTTTCATCCAGGTATAAATGTAGGCATTGGAAAAGACCACACCTTGTTTGCTCTGTGTGATGGTGAAGTGGAATTTTCTATCCGTTCAGCCAGAAGAAATCGCACCGTTTCAGTACTAGCTCAAGTGTAG
- the rplU gene encoding 50S ribosomal protein L21 — MQNPVIVQNAVIATGGRQYLVSVGTLLRVEKIDLPENQDVVFDKVLLLKNGDEVLIGSPHVQGAIVTGKIRSQGRAKKIEIIKFKRRKHYQRRAGHRQKYTEVAITAISKA, encoded by the coding sequence ATGCAGAACCCAGTTATCGTGCAAAACGCAGTTATCGCAACAGGTGGAAGGCAGTACCTTGTATCAGTTGGAACTTTACTTCGAGTTGAGAAAATTGATCTACCTGAAAACCAAGATGTGGTTTTTGATAAAGTCTTACTTCTTAAGAATGGGGATGAGGTTTTAATTGGTTCCCCCCATGTTCAAGGCGCAATTGTTACCGGGAAAATTAGATCACAAGGAAGAGCTAAAAAAATTGAAATCATTAAATTTAAAAGGAGAAAACACTACCAAAGACGAGCAGGACATCGTCAAAAATATACTGAGGTCGCGATAACTGCTATTTCTAAAGCATAA
- a CDS encoding polyprenyl synthetase family protein: MDVLTNALQQVDQIIINSLTSNVKLINDVSKYIFELKGKRVRTKLALLAGLLFNPISNQSLLNASAIELLHTATLLHDDVIDESTVRRKRKTTNDIWGNSAAVLSGDYLYAIAFTLLIKTNSLHTLKIVSDSAKNITEAEVLQLSMIKNFSLQEKSYLEIIAGKTAALFSASMQSGAHLGQCNKEQEELCAQFGYRLGLAFQLIDDCLDYCGTTETWTKNTGDDLSEGKITLPLIYFLQDATPSHCNKILALLQSHDPATIKNDPYFNEVVHEVSVSAAIKKTYTKAENYISSAMEVLMCLPDTTSRSELSKLASESIKRVF, translated from the coding sequence ATGGATGTATTAACAAATGCACTGCAGCAAGTAGACCAAATCATTATAAACTCGTTGACCAGTAATGTTAAACTTATTAATGATGTCTCTAAATATATTTTTGAGCTAAAAGGAAAACGGGTTAGGACAAAACTTGCACTTTTAGCTGGGTTGCTTTTTAACCCCATTTCTAACCAATCGTTACTTAACGCTAGTGCCATTGAGTTACTTCATACCGCCACGCTATTACATGACGATGTCATAGATGAATCTACAGTACGAAGAAAGCGAAAAACCACGAATGATATATGGGGTAATAGCGCAGCAGTATTGTCAGGAGATTATCTATACGCAATAGCCTTTACATTACTTATCAAAACAAACTCTTTACACACTCTAAAAATTGTTTCAGATAGTGCGAAAAACATTACTGAGGCAGAAGTATTACAACTTAGTATGATTAAAAACTTTTCACTTCAAGAGAAAAGCTATCTAGAAATAATAGCGGGGAAAACAGCAGCCTTATTTTCAGCTAGCATGCAGTCAGGAGCACACCTTGGACAGTGTAACAAAGAACAAGAAGAGCTATGTGCGCAATTTGGTTACCGTCTTGGGTTAGCTTTTCAATTAATTGACGATTGTCTTGATTATTGTGGCACTACTGAAACTTGGACTAAAAACACTGGTGATGATTTGTCTGAAGGTAAAATAACCCTACCTCTCATCTATTTTTTACAAGACGCAACACCTTCGCACTGTAACAAAATACTAGCGCTACTACAATCTCACGACCCTGCCACAATTAAAAATGATCCATATTTTAATGAAGTTGTGCACGAAGTTTCAGTAAGCGCAGCTATTAAAAAGACATACACCAAAGCTGAAAATTATATTTCTAGCGCAATGGAAGTGCTTATGTGTTTACCTGATACCACTTCTCGATCGGAGCTATCAAAACTAGCTAGCGAATCAATTAAAAGAGTGTTTTAG
- a CDS encoding NADP-dependent oxidoreductase — protein sequence MRAIAINSYGNHEVLQIKEVVIPTISDNEVLVKVYATSVNQFDLKIRNGFLREQISISFPFILGLDFSGEVVSVGASVENFRVGDLVFGRNPIEKSGTYAEYVAVHQDHLVKKPKNINHLQAASLPTAGIAAWRSLIDLGQLEGNEKVLIIGASGGVGSLAVQIASYKVNMTIGVCSSANVAMIKELGASVAIAYDIEDLATSIKDVDLVIDTIGGAYLDTASRVVKDKGKYISIEPPQDSAYQKKYPNIIYKSISSLPSASILQQIVSKVESLHIKPVIDTVFNFEEFEEAHLYCETNRAKGKIIIQVSY from the coding sequence ATGAGGGCTATTGCTATAAATAGCTATGGTAACCATGAAGTTTTGCAAATTAAAGAAGTGGTAATACCAACTATTAGTGATAATGAAGTTTTGGTCAAAGTTTACGCTACCTCAGTTAACCAATTCGATTTAAAAATTAGGAATGGTTTTCTTAGAGAGCAAATATCAATAAGTTTTCCTTTTATACTTGGTTTGGATTTTTCTGGAGAAGTGGTTTCTGTTGGTGCTAGTGTGGAAAATTTTCGTGTTGGGGATCTTGTTTTTGGAAGAAATCCAATTGAGAAATCAGGAACTTACGCTGAGTATGTTGCAGTACATCAAGACCATCTCGTAAAAAAACCTAAAAATATTAACCATCTTCAAGCCGCTTCATTGCCGACTGCAGGTATTGCAGCATGGCGGAGTTTGATAGATCTCGGACAATTAGAGGGCAATGAAAAGGTATTAATCATAGGCGCGTCAGGTGGAGTTGGAAGTTTAGCAGTGCAAATCGCCAGCTATAAAGTCAATATGACTATTGGAGTTTGCTCAAGTGCCAATGTGGCTATGATTAAAGAGTTAGGCGCGAGCGTGGCGATTGCTTATGATATAGAAGATTTAGCGACTTCAATTAAAGACGTTGATTTAGTAATTGACACCATTGGCGGCGCTTATCTGGATACAGCATCTAGAGTTGTTAAGGATAAAGGGAAGTATATTTCTATAGAACCACCCCAAGACTCAGCTTACCAGAAAAAATACCCCAATATTATTTATAAATCAATTAGTAGTTTACCTTCGGCAAGTATATTACAACAGATTGTAAGTAAAGTTGAATCATTACACATCAAACCAGTTATAGATACCGTATTTAATTTTGAAGAATTTGAAGAGGCGCATCTTTATTGTGAGACAAATAGAGCGAAGGGTAAAATTATTATTCAGGTGAGTTACTAA